A single genomic interval of Rhododendron vialii isolate Sample 1 chromosome 3a, ASM3025357v1 harbors:
- the LOC131318879 gene encoding kinesin-like protein KIN-5C, which translates to MSKEKGVNVQVLLRCRPFSEDELRNNAPQVVTCNEYQREVAVSQNIAGKHIDRVFTFDKVFGPSAQQRDLYDQAVVPIVHEVLEGFNCTIFAYGQTGTGKTYTMEGECKRSKSGPNGELPQEAGVIPRAVKQIFDTLEGQNAEYSVKVTFLELYNEEITDLLAPEEISRVPVEDRQKKQLPLMEDGKGGVLVRGLEEEIVTSANEIFTLLERGSAKRRTAETLLNKQSSRSHSLFSITIHIKEATPEGEELIKCGKLNLVDLAGSENISRSGAREGRAREAGEINKSLLTLGRVINALVEHLGHIPYRDSKLTRLLRDSLGGRTKTCIIATVSPAVHCLEETLSTLDYAHRAKNIRNKPEVNQKMMKSTLIKDLYGEIERLKAEVYAAREKNGVYIPKDRYYQEESEKKAMADQIEQMGVTIDTHQKQLEELQDKYDAQVQECSGLSSELGATKRNLNQTSKSLACTEEELRRCQYALKERDFVISEHKKAENALAHQACVLRSDLEKSLQDNALLYSKIAREDKLNVDNRSVVNDFQADLVQQLGSLCNTLATSMSRQNEHLQCIEKLCQSFLDIHNKAIMDLKKKMTASRALYISHIEAIQNVVRLHNASSDAGLEEISASVSSNASSIEQFLAAEAVEANSIFEDLQGTLSTHQGEMAHFARDLRQRFNVSIEHSKNMSEFTNGFLHKLMEESGKLQSHVTKIDDIQSRSIVEFQKAYEEQSKSVAEKLIADVTGLVSNHIRRQKDLVDARLISLKETVVGNKKFLDGHVSSMEGITTDAKRKWQELSLQADNDAKDSADFSAAKHCRMELLLQQCVNTTEAASKQWKGTHETINEMGCQHVSTLVSLVRNVSDSNEQHDTEISLARASVEDDVAKNSEDIIQQFDCVSEQECGSVSGILSAVKAHVTTLEVLRENHSGQSASIEQKALDTFQQKYMDYEPTGTTPIRSEPDIPSKGTIESLRAMPMESLVEEFRENHSYESFEVKGLKPSLIPRSPLTQLNS; encoded by the exons ATGTCGAAAGAGAAAGGCGTCAATGTTCAAGTCCTTCTCCGTTGCAG GCCATTTAGCGAAGATGAGTTGAGGAACAACGCGCCGCAGGTGGTGACCTGCAACGAGTACCAGAGAGAAGTAGCAGTCTCTCAAAACATTGCCGGGAAACACATCGATAGGGTTTTCACGTTCGACAAG GTTTTTGGCCCTTCAGCTCAACAAAGGGATCTTTATGATCAAGCAGTTGTTCCCATTGTTCATGAAGTTTTGGAGGGGTtcaattgcaccatttttgcatatggacaaaCTGGTACAGGAAAAACTTACACCATGGAAGGAGAATGTAAGAGGTCAAAG AGTGGACCTAATGGGGAGTTGCCTCAAGAAGCAGGTGTCATACCTAGAGCTGTGAAGCAAATTTTTGACACGTTGGAGGGTCAGAATGCTGAGTATAGTGTTAAAGTCACTTTCTTAGAGTTGTATAATGAGGAGATCACTGACTTGCTCGCCCCTGAGGAGATATCTAGGGTTCCGGTGGAGGATAGGCAGAAAAAACAGTTGCCTCTCATGGAAGATGGGAAAGGTGGCGTTCTTGTAAGAGGATTAGAGGAGGAAATTGTGACAAGTGCTAATGAGATTTTTACTCTACTTGAAAGAGGGTCTGCAAAACGTCGCACTGCTGAAACTTTATTAAACAAACAATCAAG tcGGTCCCATTCCCTTTTTTCCATAACTATACACATCAAGGAAGCAACCCCAGAAGGTGAAGAGCTTATCAAATGTGGCAAGTTGAATCTGGTTGATTTAGCTGgttcagaaaatatttctcgCTCTGGTGCTAGGGAG GGCCGTGCAAGAGAAGCTGGAGAGATAAACAAAAGTTTGCTAACTCTTGGACGAGTTATTAATGCTCTTGTGGAGCATCTTGGGCACATCCCTTACAG GGATAGCAAGCTTACTCGTCTGCTTCGTGATTCACTGGGAGGAAGAACCAAGACATGCATTATTGCAACAGTATCACCTGCAGTACATTGTCTGGAGGAGACATTGAGTACACTGGATTATGCACATAGGgcaaaaaatattagaaataaGCCAGAG GTCAACCAGAAAATGATGAAATCAACACTGATAAAGGATCTTTATGGTGAAATTGAACGGCTGAAGGCAG AGGTCTATGCTGCTCGTGAGAAAAATGGTGTCTATATACCGAAGGACCGATACTATCAGGAAGAAAGTGAAAAGAAG GCAATGGCTGATCAGATTGAACAAATGGGTGTTACAATAGATACTCATCAGAAG CAACTTGAAGAACTGCAAGATAAATATGATGCTCAGGTTCAAGAATGCTCTGGTTTAAGCAGTGAACTTGGTGCCACCAAG AGAAACTTGAACCAAACAAGCAAATCGTTGGCTTGCACTGAGGAAGAGTTAAGGAGATGCCAGTATGCTCTCAAGGAGCGTGATTTTGTCATATCTGAGCATAAAAAAGCAG AAAATGCATTGGCTCATCAAGCATGCGTCTTGCGATCTGACTTGGAGAAATCTCTGCAGGATAATGCTTTGTTATATTCGAAAATCG CAAGAGAAGACAAACTGAATGTTGATAACAGGTCAGTTGTGAATGATTTCCAAGCCGATCTAGTGCAGCAACTAGGTTCCCTTTGTAATACCTTAGCAACCTCAATGTCTCGTCAAAATGAACACCTCCAGTGCATTGAGAAACTTTGTCAGTCGTTTTTGGACATACACAATAAG GCCATCATggatttaaagaaaaaaatgactGCTTCTAGGGCGCTGTATATATCTCACATTGAGGCAATACAAAATGTTGTTCGTCTGCACAATGCAAGCTCTGATGCTGGTTTAGAGGAGATTTCAGCCTCAGTTTCTTCTAATGCATCTTCTATTGAGCAA TTTTTAGCTGCAGAGGCTGTTGAAGCGAATTCTATTTTTGAGGATCTTCAAGGCACTCTGTCAACTCACCAAGGAGAAATGGCTCATTTCGCTAGAGATCTTCGCCAG AGATTTAATGTAAGTATTGAGCACTCCAAGAATATGTCAGAGTTCACCAATGGATTTCTCCATAAGCTTATGGAAGAATCAGGAAAGCTTCAAAGCCATGTAACCAAAATTGATGACATCCAATCAAGAAGTATAGTAGAGTTTCAGAAGGCTTACGAG GAGCAATCAAAATCAGTTGCAGAGAAGCTTATTGCTGATGTAACTGGCCTAGTCTCTAATCATATTCGTCGCCAAAAGGACTTG GTGGATGCACGGCTCATTAGTCTCAAAGAAACAGTTGTTGgaaataagaaatttttggaCGGGCATGTTTCCTCGATGGAGGGTATCACTACagatgcaaaaagaaaatggcaGGAGTTATCCTTGCAAGCAGACAATGATGCAAAAGATAGTGCAGATTTCTCTGCTGCCAAACATTGCCGTATGGAGTTACTCCTCCAGCAATG TGTAAACACTACTGAAGCAGCTTCCAAGCAGTGGAAAGGGACACATGAGACCATTAACGAAATGGGTTGTCAACATGTTTCAACGTTGGTCTCCCTTGTCAG GAATGTGTCTGATAGTAATGAGCAACATGATACTGAGATTAGCTTGGCAAGGGCTTCAGTTGAAGATGATGTGGCAAAAAATAGTGAAGATATTATTCAGCAGTTTGATT gTGTATCAGAGCAGGAATGTGGCTCTGTAAGTGGTATTTTGAGTGCAGTCAAGGCTCATGTGACTACTCTTGAGGTTCTCCGGGAGAATCATTCCGGCCAATCGGCTTCTATTGAACAAAAAGCACTGGACACCTTCCAACAGAAATACATG GATTACGAGCCTACCGGCACAACACCAATCAGAAGCGAGCCAGACATTCCCAGCAAGGGGACAATTGAATCGCTTCGAGCCATGCCCATGGAATCCCTGGTAGAGGAATTCCGAGAAAACCATTCGTACGAATCATTTGAAGTAAAGGGCCTGAAGCCGTCTCTTATACCACGCTCGCCTCTCACTCAACTCAATTCGTAA